A stretch of Mustela nigripes isolate SB6536 chromosome 6, MUSNIG.SB6536, whole genome shotgun sequence DNA encodes these proteins:
- the LOC132020328 gene encoding olfactory receptor 8S1-like yields the protein MALRNHSTITEFILLGLSVDSHIQVLLFVLFLGIYLLTIMGNLLMLLVIRADSQLHTPMYFFLSHLSFVDFCFSTAIVPRLLENLLSQRKTISVEACLAQAFFLFDFGGTEVCLLSAMAYDRYAAICHPLLYGQVMNNQLYMQLVWGSWSLGFLDALINIPLIINLDFCEAKTIHHYSCELPSLFPLSCSDVSINLTVLVCSTLLHGFGTFFLIFISYVHIVSTILSISSTAGRSKAFSTCSSHLTAVSFFYGSAFLRHLMPTSGSRLELIFSIQYGVVTPLVNPFIYSLKNKEVKNALRRTLGKFLQSAGSKL from the coding sequence ATGGCTTTGAGGAACCATAGCACCATCACAGAGTTCATCCTCCTTGGCCTGTCTGTTGACTCCCACATCCAGGTTCTGCTCTTTGTGCTTTTCCTTGGGATTTACCTCTTGACTATAATGGGAAATCTATTGATGTTGTTGGTCATCAGGGCAGATTCCCAACTCCACACACCTATGTACTTCTTCCTGAGTCACCTCTCTTTTGTGGACTTTTGTTTCTCTACTGCCATAGTGCCTAGGCTGCTGGAAAACCTCCTGTCTCAGAGGAAAACCATCTCAGTAGAGGCTTGCCTGGCTCAAGCCTTCTTTCTGTTTGACTTTGGAGGAACAGAAGTCTGCCTACTGTCAGCAATGGCCTATGACCGTTATGCTGCTATCTGTCACCCACTCCTCTATGGCCAGGTTATGAATAATCAGCTGTATATGCAGCTTGTGTGGGGCTCATGGAGCCTGGGGTTTCTAGATGCACTCATTAATATCCCTCTGATAATAAACTTGGATTTCTGTGAGGCCAAAACCATCCATCACTACAGCTGTGAGctgccctccctcttccctttgtcCTGCTCTGATGTCTCTATCAACCTCACTGTCCTGGTCTGTTCCACACTCCTGCATGGCTTCGGTACATTCTTCCTGATCTTCATCTCCTATGTGCACATTGTCTCCACCATCCTGAGCATCAGCTCCACCGCAGGCAGAAGCAAGGCCTTCTCCACTTGTTCCTCCCACCTCACTGCAGTGAGTTTCTTCTATGGCTCAGCTTTCCTCCGTCATCTAATGCCAACCTCAGGCTCACGTCTGGAGCTGATCTTCTCCATACAGTATGGTGTGGTCACTCCCCTGGTGAATCCTTTCATCTACAGCCTGAAAAACAAGGAAGTTAAAAATGCACTGAGAAgaaccttgggcaagtttttgCAAAGTGCAGGTAGCAAACTGTGA